In Brassica napus cultivar Da-Ae chromosome A3, Da-Ae, whole genome shotgun sequence, the sequence GTTTCTCACAATATCGTGTCTATAAATGTTGGGATGCTCGTTGCTTCCTGAATCATCAGCCTTATCTATACGACTTGGATCATCACATATAGGCTCACTTTCCAATGAACCATCAAGTGGCAAGTCAACCCCAGGGTCATCTTGCTCATGCTCCATCTGAAACAAAAAAGTGCCTATATGATGAGAGTCTTCAACAATCCAAAgtaatagcaaaaaaaaaaaaaagtcaaagcgaaaacaaaatgatttattaaaCGAAGCTAAATAGCTAAAGCATGTCCATAGAACATTCCGATGATTCATAACAGAATCATCCCACCTTCAACAGAACATTTCGATGATTCGTTAAGCTACGAATAGCTAATAaagattttacgaggaaaataaTCACATTTAGCTCGCCGATGAAATGTTCGATAGATTCAAACAGATGACGAATCGATAGAGAAGCGAGTACCAAGTTCGGAAAGCAAAGAGGAGGAGATTTCAATTCTATTCTCGTTCGATCTTATGTGCAATAATGTTCGATCTTCCTCTGGGGATGGATTGTTTCTCTCAAGCTCGGAGCGGCGTCAAGGAAGGATATATTCGTCACTAATGTATCTTCACGTCtttctctcttccttttttCTTGACATTCCACCCGCATTACCGATGATCCAAACTATTCAATCTGGGCCCTTGGATTTTTGCTTACCTTGTCGCCCGGTTCACGCTTCctatccaaaccaaaccgattTTAAATTCGAATTGTTTACCTAACCGGGGAAGTATTCATCTACAAGACTACAACCTACCATTTCttttgaaatcatatgttaaaaaaaaatgtatgtattttcaaaattacaGCAATGTATTccattattttaagatataattatcataaaccaaaacatttgaaaaaaaaaaaatcaaaagaaattgTAATTGTAACCGGaatatccaaaattttctaaTCAGTTTATACAAACATGACAATATACAAACGATAAGGGTCTTGGctagtagattttttttaatgatagggtatgaaactaatatatttgttattaacTACTTAAAGAATGATTATGACTTGGTGATTAGGCAGAGTTCAGATCATTATAATAAGGCAGAGTGAAAGACCAattccaacaaaaaaatatatgaatatatacaaACCAAAATAGTCAACTTTCTTTTGGTTTCGAACCGAATATAAAGAGTCGAAACATTCTTATGgcctaaaatattaaattgaacCTAAAGAAAGGTATCAATGAAAGTAACCAAACACACAATTTCGAATGTTTAATAATGTAAGAAGCGGGTGAAAGCATAAACAATAGACGTGACACAAGCCATACGACAAGCTTTCATTATCTTAAATACCATCTTCATTGATGCTTTTAAAAACAATCCTAAAATCTCTCTCGGCTTACATtctcatgaatctatcaactaCTTCCTCTCAGGGAACTTGGCTTCGTAGTCTGACATcacaaaagaggaagaagattcgTTAGTAGAGAATTAAACCGAACAGCTTGAAAATGTTACAAGTCATGTACTACCCATGTAAGTCGCTGTAATCATCTTTCCAGCAAACCATCTACCATGGAGAGCACGTTACACTCCCATTGCTGCTTGCGCATTTTCAAATGGCAAGTAGACAAAAAACCTATGCTGTTTCTGTTTCGAGCAATCAAATGTTACTTTAGTAATGCTCTTTTGGAGGATGAAAAATACTAAAAGTTCACTCACTTGTCAACAAAGATATGGTTCAGTTCTCCAAATTTGGAGCATTCGTCTTTAACATCTTCTTTGATATGCTCGTCAAAGTCAAACTCAGGTTCAGTCTGCGAAACATATACATGTGTAAAGAAGAATTAGCTTCAGGTACAAAGTATTAAGAGACGAGAGAATGTTCAGCAGATCGCCAACCTCTGTAGAGGGATCAAACATGTTTTTAAGCAGTAGACATTCGCTGGGGGCACCAACAGGGTCGACCACAGCTGGAATACCGACAACAGCGGAAAACCCCCTTTTACGAGAGGAGCCACCAATGGAGATAGCACTGCAGCGAGGCTGCAGAGAAGACGGGTTTATTAAGTTGATTATATACCAAATCCTACGTGATTGCAGTGCCTATATCTATTATTTGAAACAGATCACTTCAGTTCTACCTATATACCGATGAGATATGTTCTCTTTTGGAGGATAAGTTAGCAAGCTTAAGAAAACTACTTACAAGGACCtgtccatcatcatcatccagatCACCGTTGTTCTGTTACAGCTGACACCTAATGAAACGTGATACTAAATCATCAACAGACATAACATATGGTGTAATATACATATTTAGAAGCCTTTGGCTTTGATGGGCTCTGGTTCAAAATTGTTTGGCTGCTCTAAATATCCGGGAAAAAATTCAACATGCAGGTTGTCATGGTTCATTTTCCTTAGTAGACAAAATAATGTACCATCACTAAGCAGAAAGAACATGAATGTTTGTTTCTTACAAAGGATGCTTGTTTTTTAGAGTCTAGAAAATACTTAACACAGCTACAGCTCTCTACAGCCTTACGggttaatataaataaatatttcaaaataagatCAACCAATACCTTGATTGCACGACCTGCAATCTCCAACTGCCCGTTCAGATTCAGTGCATTCCTTGCATCCTCCAGGCGAGCAAACTGCAAGGTATTTAAAAGACAAGATCTCTGTTAATCAAAAAGCACATCAGTAAGAATTCAAGACTGACATTAACTCAACCTACCTGAATAAAACCAAATCCTTTGCAATGGCCAGTCTTTTAATAtacagaaaaacataaaataagtaatatatataaaatatttattctgcacaagacGTGAATCTTACTtaagtatgtattttttaaataattttaaaatcttaaacattttttaaatctcaggctaaaacaaaataacgaaatgagaataaactcaaaaatcaatatttatatcgagcaataaccaaaatgagaaaaaacgacacaaaattaagaaaaatattgaagatagataggattgacacgtgaacgtaaacttctcataaccataattaaattttaaattgctaaatcatgatataacaccgagctgacatagtttcattgtaaccaaatagtaggcttGAGATTCTTCGGCgtaaacgttaggttcttatgcgataagtgatattttgacctaaaatattttttaaaatgtgaacagttcatcagtaaacaaattaggtaattaacaaaaaaaatttaaaaaatttgtttaagggccaaaaatattaattcgatcaagaatataaattttactctttcatacaatatttttttaaataattttcatatacatTCACCTTGCGCAAAACGCATATCTTAtctcatataaataattttcttttaggtATCTAGCAAACTTGCAAAACCTGATATGTGCGTTTTAAGTTATTAGTAATGTATTTGATGTATTAATAACTAAACTATGTCAAAATTGGACGAAACGTTTTTTGTTAGTGTGAGGATATATATGTATCCCATTAAAACAAATGTAGTATATAAGATAACCTATTCTTATGTGGTATTTTACAACTTTTGTCACCGAATTTATAACTAATCTTAAGATCTTcagtaatgatgtttttgtaaATTAACAAGGCATCAAACAATACATTTATATGCATATacattgttttcggtttaagtGGGCCACCGGTATTATTGCATTCAGCAAAATCGAATTAAAACGTAATGAACCTGTCATtaatagacatatatatacctATCAGATCTAATCCAAAGTATTATTTTGTTTGGATACCTAAATCATATGGTGTTGATTACGTTAGTCTAATAGAGCCGATTCAAAAGTTTTTCATGTTTTGTTGACCAAAGCAAACAGATTTTGTACATCTTAAGATAAACCAAGAACAATTTACAATACTAGACTAGTCTTATTTTTCATCTtaacataaacaaaactttCAGTCCGGTTTATCATACATG encodes:
- the LOC125607191 gene encoding uncharacterized protein LOC125607191 — protein: MSFARLEDARNALNLNGQLEIAGRAIKNNGDLDDDDGQVLVSSFLKLANLSSKREHISSPRCSAISIGGSSRKRGFSAVVGIPAVVDPVGAPSECLLLKNMFDPSTETEPEFDFDEHIKEDVKDECSKFGELNHIFVDKNSIGFLSTCHLKMRKQQWECNVLSMVDDYEAKFPERK